The Pirellulales bacterium genome includes a region encoding these proteins:
- a CDS encoding phytanoyl-CoA dioxygenase family protein, whose amino-acid sequence MSKHHFTAAELDLYEREGYLLVPHLFAADEMATLLDYAKNDPALAAGSYARRDAAGGESKLALWNTAGDDLYGLFGRSPRIVDRMEQLLEGEVYHWHTKMMLKEPRVGGAWEWHQDYGYWYDNGCLFPLLASCLIAVDRATKANGCLQVLVGSHLLGRIDHGKKGEQTGADMERVAEAEKRLERRYLEAEPGDAIFFHSNLLHRSDQNRSENPRWSLICCYNAARNDPYKESRHPRYSPLSKVDDEAIRRFGEEFQAHAKPRSRRQM is encoded by the coding sequence ATGAGCAAGCATCACTTCACCGCCGCCGAGTTGGACCTGTACGAGCGCGAGGGGTATCTCCTCGTGCCGCATCTCTTCGCCGCTGACGAGATGGCAACGCTGTTGGACTACGCGAAGAACGACCCGGCGCTGGCGGCCGGCAGCTACGCGCGGCGCGATGCCGCCGGGGGCGAGAGCAAGCTTGCGCTGTGGAACACCGCGGGAGACGATCTCTACGGCCTGTTCGGCCGCTCGCCGCGGATCGTCGATCGCATGGAGCAACTGCTCGAGGGCGAGGTCTACCACTGGCACACGAAGATGATGCTCAAGGAGCCGCGCGTCGGGGGCGCCTGGGAATGGCATCAGGACTACGGCTACTGGTACGACAACGGCTGCCTTTTTCCGCTCTTGGCGAGTTGCCTGATCGCGGTCGATCGCGCGACGAAAGCGAACGGTTGCCTGCAAGTGCTCGTCGGCTCGCACCTCCTGGGGCGCATCGACCACGGCAAAAAGGGGGAACAGACCGGCGCCGACATGGAACGCGTCGCCGAGGCCGAAAAGCGGCTCGAGCGGCGCTATCTCGAAGCGGAGCCGGGGGACGCCATCTTCTTTCACTCGAACCTGCTGCACCGTTCGGACCAGAATCGCTCGGAGAATCCCCGTTGGTCGCTGATCTGCTGCTACAACGCAGCGCGGAACGATCCTTATAAGGAATCGCGACATCCCCGCTATTCGCCGTTGTCGAAAGTGGACGACGAGGCGATCCGGCGTTTCGGCGAAGAGTTTCAGGCTCACGCGAAGCCGCGGAGCCGCAGACAAATGTAG